The DNA region TGTGATTCaaggaaattttcatttttcattcacatatttttccaatttctagcatttttgtatattttaataaatttttgttaatatttattttatgtttagATAAAAGTGAATCAATTCATCTAAAACAGCTGGTGACGAATTGATTCGAATTATGACTTTAAAGGCTTACACTAGAATAGAGAGCTAGCTCGACTCAACTCACTTTTGTTCGAGTCCATCGGAACTAACtagtaaaaaactaaaaaattgtatcatatattttataagtttttgGTTTGTTATATATGCTGtaaatttgtttcttttggttgTTTAATTTGATGGAGATGTGTGATGTGTGTGGAATTGATGGTTGCAGGAGGACACATAAACCCTGCAGTGACATTTGGGCTGTTCATAGGACGCAAGGTGTCTTTGATAAGGGCACTTCTATACATAGTAGCACAGTGTTTAGGTGCAATCAGTGGTGTTGGATTGGCCAAGGCCTTCCAAAAATCATTCTACAACAGGTACGGTGGCGCTGCCAATTTTGTGCAACCTGGTTACAGCAACGGCACCGCTTTGGGTGCTGAGATTATTGGCACCTTCGTTCTTGTCTACACTGTTTTCTCTGCCACTGATCCTAAGAGAAACGCTAGGGATTCCCATGTTCCTGTAAGCTATCTCAATTAGTTAACCTTATGATATAATATAATGTAATTTCACACTCACAATGTTTAATTTCATTCACTAACTTATATATATGTTGCTTTGGTTGTGAAATTATATAAAGGTTTTGGCTCCACTTCCTATTGGATTTGCTGTGTTCATGGTTCACTTGGCTACAATCCCTGTTACTGGTACTGGAATTAACCCAGCAAGGAGTTTTGGAGCTGCTGTCATCTACAACGAAGACAAAATCTGGGATGACCATGTAAGCTTCCTTATAAATAAACTATCTCTAATTTGTCCTTTTACATTTTCTAACCAAAGAAAACAAACTAGCTAGTGTGGAAAGTTAGGTAGGTTCATACTTCATAGTTTTAACCTCAAATTTTTAGTCCATGTTTTGTagccagaattgattttggggtGAGGCTTTGGGTAGGTTCCCAACAAGgaacttcaaaatcaattcttacCTTGAAAACTTCATTTTAAATGACAATAGAGATGTTAGGGAGTTATCTCGGAAAAttgatttcaatttcaaaatcaattatggttGAAGCTAAAGAGAGTAATTTATGTATTAACCATAATCAATGGTGAGATTTGTAGATTTGACAATATCCctaagaaaaaatttaaaaatcattttttcacAAATTTATCAAAACATTAATCACTTTCACTTTCAACTCATTTTTGCTATGATCAATCTTACCGAAATCAACTTTGTTCACAATCAATTGTGACAACACTTATCTAAACACGCACCTAGGTTTCATATTGATTCTTCTAAAAGGGAAATTTATCCAATCATACCATTAGACCACACTCTCCAATTATGATGGAAAAAGAGAGAAACTCAAGTTAAACTTTTGAGTTTTTCTCTATCATAAAAGGGTATGACTGAGAATGATGTACAAACTTAGGATGTGAGAatataatcacttatatatgttgatgatgttcTAATTTTGGTGATTTGTTTTATGTGATGACAGTGGATTTTCTGGGTTGGACCATTTATTGGAGCTCTAGCAGCTGCAATCTACCACCAATACATTCTCAGAGCAGCAGCTATCAAAGCTCTTGGATCCTTCAGGAGCAACAATTAAGCACTTAAATTAAGCTATGGTGTTAATTTCCCCCAAAAGAATAATGATTCCCATGGTATTATGCTGAGGAGTGCAAGCCTGTCCCTGCTGGTCCCTTTAGGCCTTATCTAAGTCTTTTCCTGTTCAGCTGCAGCTGTGTAGAGAAAAAAGGCTAAACACAAGGGACCATGAAATTGTAGATAAGAATGCTTGTGTCCAAGGGTGTATTTTTATCCCTTTTGTGTcttttcttaaattttaatgTATGTATTTGTCAAGTGTTGATTTTCTCTTGTGCATCCTTGCTCATATTTCATTTTGCACTTCTTGATTGTTATGTGGTATATTCCTCGTTCCCTGTTTCAAATTTCGCATCAAAAATTTGCTTGATTCTCAAAACTTTATCAGTTATCTATGTACAATGCACAATGACATGagtattattatttatataatagaGTTTGTGGTCCTTCTGTTCACATAGCTTATTGCTTTGGATAGAGGAAGGACCAGGACcatgtgtatccaaacatacccTAATATTAGTGGCAAGTCattttattgctttcttttcttttccagtTTATCATCCCTTGTTAAAATACTTGACCTTACATTGGAAGAAAAAACTATAATCTATTATAATATGTTTGAAAATCATTCCATAACCAATTTTAAAGCTGAAATTAATGTTAAGAAGAACCTtctatcaatattttttttaatgttagaATTGATTTGGATAAAAGTGTAACCAGTTCAAATATCTGTGGTTATATTAAATATAACTTTTTCTTACCTTTTCGATGTAAAGAAAAATGTAGGTTTTTGGATTACCATACTTTGTTTGTAGGCCTAATTCTTGAAATTTCTCTTGTGTTTCTGTCTTACAAGGTAGGATTGTGTCATCATCGATTCATCACAGGCTTGAAAACAGAGAGTGACTATTATGGCTAAACATTTAGTGTCCTTTCATGATTAATTAGAAAATTTCTGCTGTGCTTTAGTCCTTAGCAATTAATTAAGTAAGCTTCAGTAAGTTCATTCACCTAACTATAATCTTCTTGAACCTTCATATTTGTCCATTACCAAAAATGAACCAAACATTATTCGCTCATTTCGTTGTCTTTTTACCTGCAATTAGTGTCTTTCAATATATTTGGGGTCCTTGACAACTGTTCTATCTTTGACATTTTTATAAATTTCTGTTGTGATGCTTATCCTAAAGTATATTATACAATTGTACTAGACTATGAGCTTCACTCGAAAGCTAGCACTTCATAagataatcattttttttttgccagAACATTTTATTTGATAATCTAACCTTACTTTTGTGGTGGTGGTTATAGGAAGTGACATGAAACCAtgaaatttttataaaaatgatTGACGTTGTAATGGAATATTTAAGTAATGgaagagatagaaaagaaaaaaagtaaacaTGTTCGGTGGATGGATTCGGATTCCTTGGTAACctttatttcatatatatattaatagatTGATGAGCTAACACCTTATCTGCACCATATTTTATGTGCTCATCATTTTGTGGCCATTTTCATATGTGGCCGATTACGTGTGGTGTGGCTTACTTTGATGATCGATTTACGATCAGGATTTGAGTTAATTTAGATATATACACGGGACTCTGTTAATGTGCATTAtcactctctttttttttttttttttttttttttgtcatttatCACTCTTTTCAAGATAAAAGTAAATGAAGCTGTgagattaatttatatgcatcgacggtgtaaataagttttacaccatcattcaattaTAACCTTTCATcttctattttagatattattaaactcaaaattaattgtgaaataacaaaatggagggatgtaattgaatgatggtgtaaaacttatttacaccatCGATgcatataattaaattaatctcATGAAACTATTATAGGGAAGTCAATGGATACGGGGTAACGGGTGGACATAGATAATATATACTCATCACTCGCTCCATATGTAAAATTTTATATCCATACGTCTATACTCACATGGATATCCATTGAGTGAGTTTTAACCAGATTTTATAATATCTGTGATATTCATGGACACCCGACACTCATGAATATAAATGAATTCACATATATttgttcaaaagaaaattatattaaatataaaatttaacatTGGACTTTACAGTTAATCAATGtgttaaggaaaatatttattttctacaTTTTTTGGGTCTAAGGACATTATTTTACAATTACCAATGTATTAGTTTAcgtgaaagaaaattataactcaaacacaaattcattaGACATTTAAT from Lotus japonicus ecotype B-129 chromosome 2, LjGifu_v1.2 includes:
- the LOC130740405 gene encoding aquaporin PIP2-7-like translates to MAKDTEVQEQGEYSAKDYQDPPPTPLFDPEELTKWSFYRALIAEFIATLLFLYVTVLTVIGHSRLNSADPCDGAGILGIAWAFGGMIFILVYCTAGISGGHINPAVTFGLFIGRKVSLIRALLYIVAQCLGAISGVGLAKAFQKSFYNRYGGAANFVQPGYSNGTALGAEIIGTFVLVYTVFSATDPKRNARDSHVPVLAPLPIGFAVFMVHLATIPVTGTGINPARSFGAAVIYNEDKIWDDHWIFWVGPFIGALAAAIYHQYILRAAAIKALGSFRSNN